In Phycisphaeraceae bacterium, one DNA window encodes the following:
- a CDS encoding aminotransferase class IV family protein, with translation MRPEVWLNGAFVSATEARVPVFDAGLQHGIGLFETMLAKNGRVFRVDAHLRRLAESASILGLTKSIPMERLRAATVATVERSGLRQARVRLTLTGGSLNLLARERRPPAHFTTMIVAQPAVVFKPEAYEQGVRVQVAEPRLNPTDPMGGHKTVNYWLRLSVLHAAGEAGMDEALWFTTGGRLVGASIGNAFAVIDGVIVTPPVRSETEGHPVLPGITRAAVLEVASIEGIAVDERHLTLAEILAADEIFLTNSTWGVLPVSSVEGQSIGSGRCGPVARAMRSAIMDLIDVETRE, from the coding sequence ATGCGACCTGAAGTCTGGCTCAATGGCGCGTTCGTCTCCGCAACCGAGGCCCGAGTGCCGGTCTTCGATGCAGGCCTTCAGCATGGCATCGGCCTCTTCGAGACGATGCTCGCGAAGAACGGCAGGGTCTTCCGCGTCGACGCGCACTTGCGGCGCCTCGCGGAAAGCGCGTCGATCCTCGGGCTGACGAAGTCGATTCCAATGGAGCGCCTGCGCGCCGCGACCGTAGCCACGGTCGAGCGGAGCGGCCTGCGCCAAGCTCGAGTGCGACTGACACTCACCGGTGGATCGTTGAACCTGCTCGCGCGAGAGCGGCGACCGCCGGCCCACTTCACCACCATGATCGTGGCGCAACCCGCAGTGGTCTTCAAACCGGAGGCGTACGAGCAGGGCGTGCGCGTGCAGGTGGCGGAGCCTCGGCTCAACCCCACTGATCCGATGGGTGGCCACAAGACGGTCAACTACTGGCTGAGGCTCTCCGTGCTCCACGCCGCGGGAGAGGCGGGCATGGATGAAGCGCTCTGGTTCACGACCGGCGGGAGACTCGTGGGCGCCTCGATCGGCAACGCGTTCGCAGTGATCGATGGGGTGATCGTGACGCCGCCGGTGCGGAGCGAGACCGAGGGACACCCCGTGCTTCCCGGCATCACCCGGGCCGCCGTGCTGGAGGTCGCGTCGATCGAGGGGATTGCGGTCGACGAGCGTCACCTGACCCTGGCGGAGATTCTCGCGGCCGATGAGATCTTCCTGACGAACTCGACATGGGGGGTTCTTCCCGTCTCCTCGGTCGAAGGGCAGTCGATCGGATCGGGTCGATGCGGACCGGTCGCCCGCGCCATGCGCAGCGCGATCATGGATCTGATCGATGTGGAGACACGCGAATGA